GACAGCAGCTCCCACCAGCATCTTACTGGAGTCTGGAGACACCcaggcagaggtgtgtgtgtgtgagcgagcaCTGTTCTAACTCAGTACACAGTGTGCATCTTCTTGGGATGTGTCCCTGGATTACAACTGTACTTTCATTGAACAGTGCTGGAGCTTGTTAGTATAGACACAAGTACTGTATGAGAGCATAGAATAATAATGCTATTGTCGTTTCGATGACAAAACTTGTCTTTGAATCTGATCTCGGAGCCTCTGGGTCTTTTCAGGTGACCGAGGACCTGTTTGACTACGCCAAGCTGGGCACAGTGGCACCTGAGGCTGTGATGCAGGCTGCTGACTTGCTCATGGCAGATTTCAGGATGCTCAGCTGTCAGGACATCAAATTTGCCCTCAATGCTCTGAAGGGACACTATGCAATCACACGCAAGGTACCTGTGGTCTCCCAGTACACTGTCTCAGAGGAATGTGAGAGATGAGACCTCCCctttctctgtgctctctctctttgtcagCTGActcccctctctcctgctctctcaggCCTTAAGCGAAGCTCTGAAGAAGTGGCAGGATTCAGGCGACCCCTCAGGAAAGAGACGACGGAGCAAAACCTCCTTGGAGCGCTGCTACATTGATTTCCATTTTGAGCATGGTAAATGAACATTCTCACTGTTCCCTGTGTGCACACTGATGCTGTTCTTGTTCTGTGCGCCTTCCTGCACAATTGCATGTAGTCGTCTTTTTCCTATTTACATTTAGaaatctttttcattttcataccTGATCAGTAAGAAAAAATAGAGCTGATCTAAACCTGCTCTAACTGTGTGCAGTGGCTCTTTGTAAACCTGCTGTGATCAGACTGACTCACTTGCATCCCTCTATATTCACCAGGTTCAGTGAAGTTCGAAAAGAGAATGTATTTCTTGGAGAATGACCGTCGTTTCTGCAGGGCGTACAACAATCTGGAAGCTTCTGTGCGGAAGGAGCTGACGTTCTATCAGCAGAAAGCCAAGGAATGGGCCGAGGTACTTTGGGTTTTGtgctgtttcttgttttttataCAGTTCGTGCCTACGGGCTTTATCCATCctcacagtaaatgtttttagtcTTTAATGTGAAGAGCTGAGGTCGGTTCACTTCAGTGCTGTTACAACAAACTGCCTCAGTGAGTGTGTGGTGATGTAACACACAGTATACTATTAAAACTGTTATGCAAATAAGAACTTATTGCATTACACAGTATACTACACTGCATATTTAAgtttaatatattaaaatacacaaaataccaTAATTGCAGTAAAAGCTGTACCTCAGGTGGATTATATTTCCacccagtgtgtgtttggtcaCATGGGGCAGCTGCTGGGTGAGAATCATGTCAAACAATACTCGTCTTTTAGTCTAGATAGGGACTGAAAGGAGGGAGCCAGTAATTTTAGATTCAGTTTAACTGTTTTCCCAGAATCAGATGGTTTCAGCAGCAGTAGTCTGCCTACCACAACCATGTCATCACCTTTTCCACAAACTGGACCACAACTTTCCATGAAACACTAAATAATGTGAGATTCTACCAGACGTAGATCTAACTACTGAACATTGCTCTCCACTTTAAGCTCTGTAAAGTTTTTGAATATGATCACATGAGGGACGTCTCTGTCTCACAGCCTTTTGCCTGTGTCTCTCTGCAGCATGAGGACTTCCTCCTGGCTCTGCAGGTCAATGAAGATGAGTATAAGAAGGTACAGTAggaactacacacacacacacacacacacactggagcaTATATGGTCACTGTGCTGATAAACAAACCTGCTAGTTCTTTATTTGGTGTTTATTACTAAAATGAGAATAAATGGAGATTGTTGGTGTGTTGTTCAGTATAGCAGTTGTGTGTCGGTCACATGGTTGCAGATGAATTTACtttatatttcatgtatttgatATAGCTACCTGATTAACTTTCATTTGTGGACTTGTATTTAAAGTCAAAGGTGAAAACGTAATTAGTCTTTGAAGTTTCTGATCCCTGCAAACCGATTTACCTCTTGTAGACTTGTTGCTTTGTAGGTCCATCTTGCTTCGTAAACCCTTTAGTACCAGGGGGCATttttacagattaaaaacatGGGGATGTTTGAGAAGCACAGAGCTCCAAGAAGTTTGACTGGAACTTATTCTTTCCTCCAGGACGGCCAGCTGATAGAGTGCGGCTGCTGCTATGGGGAGTTTGCCTTTGAGAAGATGACGCAGTGTTCAGACGGTCACCTCTTCTGTAAGGAGTGCCTGGTCAAATACGCTCAGGAGGCAGTGTTTGGCTCCGGAAAggcacggacacacacacacacacacaaacacacacacgtctacAATGAATATGTGAATATGGACGTACCTGTCCATCGTTGCtcatttgtgtgttcatgttgtaGTCGGAGCTGAGCTGCATGGAGGGGGGTTGTCCGTGCTCCTACCCAGTGTGCGAGCTGGAGAAGGTGCTACCAGAGAACATACTGTGTAAATACTATGAAAGACAAGCGGAGGAGGCGGTCGCTGCCACCTGTGCTGATGAACTTGTGcggtacgtgtgtgtgtgtgtgtgtgtgtgtgtgtgtgtgtgtgtgtgtgtgtgtgtgtgtgtgtgtgtgtgtgtgtgtgtgtgtgagagacattATTTGTACTGTGTCTgaactgttttctctgttttcttcctttattgAGCTGAATCAGTTAGTTGATCAACAGAAGAATAATTGGCAACAAGTAATGAGTTAACAGTGAAAAGCCATTTCAAGGAAAAATGCTCGTTTGTTAGGAAACTTGGAGATGTCAACTCTGGGCAACTGAGATTTTCTGACAAGTTATAGATTAAATCATGAATCTGTTGGTGGAGAGATGAAGTGATTATGGAAAGAGTCTGTAGTTGCAGCCCTACACTGCTTGTCCATCTTCAGTTGCGAAGTCTTCTGGATCCCTGTAGTGAAGTTTTTTGGAGTCACGTGGTCCGGtcagcatgcatgtgtgttaatTCATGGTCTAAAGGTCTCCTCAGGAGGGACCTGATCACCATGTTTTGTGTCTAGGTTATTGGTGTTTTGTTTACAGCTCTATCATAaatttcctctctcctccatcctttAATCCTCCTCCTTTGGCCTTTGCAGGTGTCCTTTTTGCAACTTCCCAGCCCTGTTGGACAAAGACATGTCTCTGTTTAGCTGCCCCAACCCTCGGTGTCGGAAGGTCAGTCCTGCTCTCTATTTATTTAGTCCGTTAAACACTTTGAGACTGTTCTGTTGCTCCTGTCTTTGGTCTACACAGCTATAAAAGAATATGTTGATTGTTAAATGCAGGTTATTCTCCTACGCCCTCTGATGTAATCTCACAGATATACTGTACCAAAGAGAGGTTGGGCCTTGATTTGAATTCAAGAGGAGACGTCATGAATAATTCTGCTAGTCGTGACAGAAAAACCCTGAAAAGTGTGTGTATCATAAATTATCTCAGTGCAGGtcagagaaaaaacagaggTCAAAATAAGGGCAAGGAAAGAGTGATGACCAGTTTTTGGATAAGATGGAACGGTTCCATCTGGCGAGGTTgccacctctgtctctctctctgtttatctcggtcctcctccctctgtcttaGGAATGCAGGGGGAGGTGTTGTTCCTGTCTGCCAAGGCTGTCACATGGATTCCAATTGAAAGTCTCTATTATgtggaaaagaaacacacatacagtttgcATCCCTGCAGGGCTGTAGTCACTCTTACCACACGAACACCAACCGCCCTTCTTTCTCTGATGTGTATCTTTTTAGGTTCTTCTGTTGtgtctcacactcactcctgcctgactcaacacacacagacacattgcTGTGGTTATATTCCCATAAGGGGGGGAAGCAACGGGGCTGTGTCAACACTTAAAGTGGCGACTCCCTACTTTTATATGGCCTTAGATACAGGATGTCACCTTGCACTCATGAAGATGAACgtatttcactttttctggCATTTTCTAGATTAGAGAAACAAATTATCTCCATGAAAAAACCAACAGATTCATCAGTAATGGAAATGACAATATCTAAAATATACCAACATAATGAGTTTCTACACACCAGAATCAGAAACAGCTTCCTGAAGCACAACCTTGTACCTGATAAAGTTGGCTTTGTTTTGAACCCAAACTGGTGCTGAGAATCATCTGATCTTATAGTCGTCAGACCAGTGCAGACCTCACACAGAACTATCTTACTGTAGTACTCTTGGGTAACACCGTCTGAGTCACAGTTGACAGTTTTTTAATCATCAGAGCGGCAGAGATGTAGTTTTTAGTTGTTACATGCCTTCTTGTCTGAAATTGGTCCCCACATTACCCACAGTGCAACTCAGCAGTGAAGAATGAATTGGGTCAGAGAtttgtttgtgattttgttttttcacatttgctgTAATTCACCCCAAGACCTGTAAACACACTTTCATGTAGAAAATCAGTGGAGTTCCCCTTCAGACCTGCACCTATAGCAGACAGAGATGGTCTGTCCCTGTTTTTTAGGTGTAACTGAACATCTGCAGACTTTGCCCAAGCTTCACTAGTTCCACAGACACAGACGTTAGTTTTTATGCTCCCTTTATTTGCAGGCTTGTGAGATGCTCCCTGCTGGTATTGTGATATTGTGATATTATGTATATGTTGTAGAATGTAATTTTGGACAAGTGTGGGAAGCACAAAACCTTATATGAGCATCCAAAGTTACATAGATACACATGCTCAGTGCAGATGAGGACGTTTATCATTTCTCCTGCAGCTCCTTCCATCAGCCTGTAGATGGAGCCACAGCCAAAGCTGCTGCCCTGCAGTGTCACTGCACAGCTGCAGCCCATTacatactgacacacacccCAGCATGCAAAAAAAAGTTCGACATGCTCCAGAATATGTGCTGGTCTGAGCCTTTTCTGAATGCCTGTAGATGTAGGTCAACATTAAAAGCCAGTGTGTTATTATGAGCTGTTATCTTTGTATAAACACTTTTGAGATCTAAAAGGAGCAGAGGTCATGGACTACAAAAAGCAGCTTCCTCTTTAATGTGTGAGGATGTGAGTCTGTGGCTGCTGTGGTGTCCGTTGTCTTGAGTTTCCCTTCTCTAGGGAGGAAACCGCTCGCTATCGCAGATATGGTCAGAACAATATCCACTGCCTTTACTGCGTCTGCTCTTTTTATGTTCGGgaggtttattttgttttgttttggcccCTGGTTGTTATCTGCATTAGCACAGTTGGAGACAGTTGTTGTACAGTCGGCTGTTAGACTGTGAGCAAGGAGGGGCCTCGTTATGTAACTGACACACTTCCATACACCCACCCGCCTTATTCTACAGCACTGCCTCATTGGCTGGCTGCACTTTCCTCTCCTTCATACTGGTCTCTTACTGGTCAGACTCAATTCCTCCTCTGTTTCAAATGTGGTTCAGATCAAGTTTGACCCAGattcccctccctctctttccgTCTCCCCTGGCTCTGTCtgacctacacacacacacaagcagatgCTAATATATTCCACATGTGGTTATGAGGGCATTTGGACAGCCCTGTTCCTGGCCTGAGTGGGATTACTTCATGAAATgtaatgtttcacatttttccttgaaaaaagactgaaacactttgattgattattgattattgggATAGTTGCAGATTTTCTTTTGAGTGACGAATCAATTCATATATTAATCAttgctgctttaaaaataatagtCCATCCATTCAGCTGCTTATGCAAGTCCAGGGCAACACAATAATGACTGGTCAGAGTGACTGTTTAAACGTAAGGTGGTGAAGGCTGCAGAAAGCCTGGTTAGGGTTGCAtcacttcctctctgctctgtgagcTTCACTCAGATTCAGTTGCAGTAAAAGCCGCCtcccagcaaaaaaaaaaaaaaaaaaaaacctcatgcacacacacaatgcaactCCCCAGGTCCCCCAGCCCCATGTCAGTCAATCACAAGCTCTGCCTGCACTGCCTTATAAGGAAAGGCAACATGCACCACAACAGAGGAGCTAGAAACAGAGAAGGGTCCAGAGGAGGAGACGTATGAATGAAGACAGGGAAAGGAGGGATGGGCTGGGAGGGGGTGAGGTGGGCAGGATCCAGGTGGAAGGAGAtaaagatggaggagaagaaCTGGATCGAGGAGCGAGTGCATGTGAATGGATGGAAATACAGAGTAATGTAGCTAAACATGCACTTTCCCCACACTCAGGTTGCTCATGGCGTTGTCATTTACATAGCAGATAAAGCCGACTGTGTTTTTTTGACCTTTGTTACATGTCAGTcacacatatttgcatttaaatgacACCCAGGGGTGGGGAAGTCATGCCCCATGCAAGGTTTGACTGTGACATCACCGGCTGTATTTTTAGCCTCGCTATAAGAACTCAGGTGTGTTCCTGCTTTTCAGTAGCTCGTTGTACTGGTCTCAGACACTGTCGCTCTTTTGCTCACACTGTCCTTCCTCCCAAGCTGTGTGTTACCACTAGGGGGTGATCTTTCCCCACTCTGCGTGCTGTCCTCCTGTGCTCGCCTGCTGTCTTTGTGCTATCTGGCTTTTTCTGACTCATGGCTTGGATTCTGTGCCCCTCCTCCCATTCTCTACAGACCAAGATTTAGCCAAAATTATAAACCAAAGTTTTCATCTTGTACTCCCACACTGTCATATTTATCAGCCAGTCTCCCCACTTCGACGCTCCCTTACAAATCCTATACAGCAGAAAAATGAGACCATATTTTGTCTTCTAGTCTGTTTCATGTTTGAGTTGGCTTCCCTTTGGGTGCAGCTACCAAACTGGCTCcacagtttgtctctgtgtgttgctTTAGAGCACCCTCCCAGTGTTACCATCCAAACTGCTCCAAATGCCAGCGAAAACTCCCCACCCTCTGGCTGaccttgcacacacacagctgtctcgGTGATTATTGTGAGAGCTGAAAGCCTGTTTTAGCAGAAACACagaactgataaaaaaaaaacacactgtgatttACAGACGTTCAGGGTGTTTCCAGCTGAGGTAAAGGGTAAGACTAGAGATTGCCTTGGAGATATGGATCAAATTGTGCTGCGTCAGCTGTTATAAACTATTCAATATTACACAAGCAGTTCAAATATTTATGGTGACATCACTTTGCCAAGGGTTAGCAAGCTGATGTGTGTGCGGTGATGCTGTCTGCCTCACACGTCCTCTAGCCGACCGTCTCGGGGGCCGACACAACGAGTCAGGCTGGAGGACGATGGAGAGCTGTTTCTAGGCAACTGAGCGCCAAGCAAATCACACTCACTgcagtctctcacacacacacacacacacacacacacatatttgtgaGCCACACCTAGCTATGTCTGCACATCCCCTGCAGTGGCAGCACCAGCAGCATATAGAGCAGACGTGGAGGAAAatccacagctgctgctgctcagcatTAACTGGGGGATAATTTCTTCAGATTTGATGATATATGAAGAAACATACAATTAAAAGAGATTTCTTCATAGAACTGTTGTCTCACAcctttcttgtctttgtctttagGAGAGTTGCAGGAAGTGCCATGTCCAGTGGAAGCAGCATGTTGGGAAGACGTGTGAGCAGGTCCTGGAGAGGGACGAGATCCGCATGAGGGTGCTCTTGTAAGCGGCTCACCCGACTCCTTTGTTAACACAACACCACTTAGCTATAAGTgaaagattattttatttatgacttCTTAATTTATTCAGGATAGGTTCACTGAGAGCAACCTCTGAGATAATTATTAACTGTAATGTGTTCCCAGACAATGGACTGTGGTTGAAACAGTGGCACATCAGTGTATTTtggtttttatcttttatcagGACCTTTTAAAGTTGACATGTTTAAAATGGTTACACACATTAGATGTGTGGgtaatggatagggagtcggataccacgactgaggtgagacccttgagcaaggcaccggagCCTTAgttgctccccgggcgccgcagcgatggctgcccactgctctgggtgtgtgttaacggtgtgtgtgtgcactttgggatgggttaaatgcagagcacaaattctgagtatgggtcaccatacttggctacacaagtcacttaGGTTAAGGGCCTTTCTTGTGGTGGTGGGGGTAATGAGCGAGGGGCGAGTGCTGTTTTGTCACAACCAGCAGCTgaagtttttcaaaataaaatttaaaagatTTCACCTCTATCTCCAACCAGTCTATCACTAAGATGCCAGGTTCCTCTGCAGTTCCACACAGGACAGTAATCAGATTTATGTGTTCACATGACAAACTAAAAATGTGATCATGATTGAATTCAAACAACAATGCTCCTAATTATCTGAACTGTTTTGTGCCCGTGAACATTTTGACTCCATGTCCCTGTTCATTTCTCCATCTTCTTCATCTGCTCCTCACTCAGAGAGGATGCTGGGTAGGCTGCTCAGTTTCCCAGTCAACACTGCAGGAAGTGGAGAGGCTTCCTGTGGCCTTGCAGGGCCCACAGGCAGTGGTTCCTGTTAGGACACATTCACAGATCTTTCTTCCTGGTgctgagagagacaggaagggTCCTGGTGGACCGATCAGTGGACTCTCCTGATGATTATAACAGCACACGAGTACAACTCAAAGTGACTTATGCATAAAACGATACAGAAGCTCAGCatagaaatatagaaattaatATTTAAGGAATAGAAGAAAAAATGGaaggaaaagtaaaaatgaaaaagataaaatagtCTATTCTCTGTTTTTAGCCTTTGAATCGGCTCATTTGACCAGTAGCAGGAAAAGTTATGACATTATAAGAGCAGCCATGAGAAAACATGGTGACACCCAGACAGCCAGGGTTGTTTGTGTCTCAGTGGTCGTTTCTGGATGGTTGTTTGGTTTATTCTCAGAGCCAAAGTTATGTCAACTCTATGATTAAACCATGTGATGATATTTAACAGGAAATTGTGTTTGACCCTGAAACAAAACCTTGAGGTGACTGCCGCTTGTTAATCCAGacaagaaaacagtgaaatgagCCTGAAATGCAGACGTTTCTTATTTCACTTCaggattagaaaaaaaatccagtctgGCTCAGCTTTTTTCatctcttccttctttctccaTCCCCTGCAGCGAGGAGCGTATGACGGCAGCTCGGGTCAGAAAGTGTGTCAAGTGCGGGACGGGCCTGGTCAAGTCGGAGGGTTGCAACCGGATGTCATGTCGCTGTGGCAGCTTCATGTGCTACCTCTGCCGAGAGCCCATCACTGGCTACAACCACTTCTGCCAGCATGCCCGCTCTCCTGGCGCTCCCTGCCGCCACTGCCGCAAGTGTTCCCTCTGGACCGATCCCacggtgatttttttttttttttttaaacgccTCTTTAGTTGGCTTTCTACAACAATAACAGACGACTTGTGTGGTATCATTCTGTCACTTAGTTGCTGCTGCAGTCAGTCTCTCTTCCACGCTCAGAGATGGTCACTACCTCTCTCTGCACTTTCACTCTGAGCATCTGATGCCATGGCAGCCCACAGTGACCTGGCCACAGTATCGCTGGCAACCAGAGGCAACAATTAGTCCCTGAACGGTTAAAGAGCTGGTGGAGCTCTAGCAGGAGCCGGCCAAGAGCTGGTGTTGACGGCAGTGCCAAGAAATAGATCAAAACTGGAACCGGTGGAAAGTTAGCAGTAGCTGTCTTCTGAACACAAGGCTCACTAGCTTTATGTTCGTGTGACTGAAACAGATAAACAGTAGTCAGACAGCTTGCCCATGAACAGTAGCTCTGGCCTCTCTGCAGACTGTTTTCTCCAGACAGACACAACAAACCTGCAGCTAAACCAACACTGTTTTGGCCTGATTTATAGTTGTGCATTGCAAGCCGTAGGAAGGGCTACAGAGCCAACTAGCTGGTGTATAGTATTATCGATAAAGGTTGTATAGTCTTGTATTAAACCTAGAAATGTTCCTGTCATGATTTCTGTCACGATGCCTGTTGGAGCTGCAGTAGCTGTAGTAGCTGTGTTCACCATATTAGATTAACaacttctttgtgtttgtgtttctgcagcaagATGACGAGCGAATCATTCAGGAGATccagaaagagggagaggctGAGCTGAATAAGAAGTGTGTAGGTCAGTGCACAACAACAGTTATATTTGTACAGCGctttaaaacagcaaatgttgACCAAAATGCTTCACATAAAGCCAGATTTATGTTGAAACACTGAATTTTAGAGGATTCGTTGGAAACTTTTAAAACTGTTAATTATCactgtgtttcctctgctgttcatcatctccctcctcctgattttttttatttaactgatGCAGAAATGTAGTGAATTATGTTCCTTGGCAGGGAAATGTTCCACTGCAGCACCATTAttcttccttcctgctgcttcctctttgtcttttttttttttttttttttaaagtggatgTTGGATGTTTACAGCATCAGCTGGCAGCAGTTACAGGggtgtttcctgtgtttggtttgtctgaatatgtttgtgtaaaatatgtggggcaggtgaggatgtgcagggaCTGGATTCAAACCTTTTTCAGTGTGCTATAAAATCAGACGGGACAAAACAGGTGGTTCACAGatacttttgttctttttcttctttcaagATAATTCAGGGAAACGGGTCGGTCCTCCTCCAGAGCCCATCACTGAAGCTAAACGGCCACGTGTGGGACCGCCTCCTGAAAACCCACCCAACCAAAACCCCCCAGCCCCTCCTCACCTCCAAGCAGTCCAGGCTCCTCTGTTTGTGCCTCCACAAGCCCAATACCCTCCAGCCCCACCCCAGGCCAGGATGTACCACCCCGTGATCATGCCCCGGCTGCCCCCGGCACCCTATGTACCCCCCCTGCAGCACTTGCCCCCcctgaacaacaacaaccactacCAACAACaccgtcatcatcatcaccaccaccacaacaacAACCCCCCTGTTAACCGTCATCACCACAACATGGACGCAATGGACCTGCCCATGCACTATGGACCCCCACACCGCTACTACAGACGCTTCTAACACACACTGAGTGTGTGTCAATCCTGGTGCAATCAGGTCATTTTTGACTCACGTTTGATTAtgagtggggtttttttttctcttatcttTCCTTCCATTCCCACTGtctttttgccatttgtttttTGCTCAATGATGTCTGACCTGCTACTCCACGTTCCTTTGCTTTCAGATGAtataactgaaatgaaaaaggGCATCTATCACCTCGATGATACACTTTGCCTTCTCTCAATGAACCTGGGACTTCAGTTAAGAAGCAGATCCCCACGTCAcatgttccttttttttcttaatgtggTTCAACGTTGGGGTTGAACTAGTCAGTGGTTGAGAATCTTGAAAGAGTTCAATTGTAGTTTATACAGATATTTTTGAGAATCAAAAAAAGGTTGGAATTCCCTTCTGTATCTTTTGTGTAACGTGAGACagcacattttttaataaagttcACCTTGTGGACTACAAATTCGCACTTCTCCTGTTTTCAAATTGTATGTTTCTACATACACAGAACTCTCACAGGGACAGAAGCCAGTCTTTACCACCTCTTTTCCTCTGAGTCAGACTACTCAGCCTGTCCTCCATCTCCCTCGTCTCATGCAGAAAAAGGGGCTGACTCATGATAACTGAGCCTCTGGGCTAAGCACCAATCACATGACAAAGTGGGTCTTTTCCACCAATCGTGGCTTTGCTGCCCGCTGGTCTTTGTGATGTTACTGAGAGAGGGGGCGTCTTTGTTCAGCCAAGTGTGGTGCAAGTGTGACAAATCATTttgctacacacacactcacttacaCACTCACAGTCTCGTTTCTCCATGTAGAACAAAAAAGTAGCACAGAGAACCCCCATTTTAGCCTGGGGGTCCTAATGCTGTTAGTCATGGGTGAAATGAGACGGATGACCAGAATTAGACTGTAATCAGCAACTTCTAGCACCAGCCAAGCCTTCGtgaataaaataatgttatatTTAACCAAGATGGACACAGTTTCcatttattaggtacaccaagctCAGACTGATGCAGTCTAGTCCAACAGGCCTGCAGTATATCCTCCTTCATGACAGTGTTTAGGTTTTGTTGAAGCTGTTTCAGAGAGCCATTAGTTCAACAGTTTCATCATTTTGGAAGATTTGTAG
This genomic window from Mastacembelus armatus chromosome 8, fMasArm1.2, whole genome shotgun sequence contains:
- the rnf216 gene encoding E3 ubiquitin-protein ligase RNF216 isoform X1, giving the protein MADGGSDDDVIHLASFNVHRSQGSRTRQRELITISDDSDEEPVTLVPGSPVLVPDDADDDIRILEQLVPARRHVIRPAAKWSGASSNLIQVVGHSSATSGVPSGNPSFAPSTPKDAKASFSTVRPAIRTQTPVKSGTSGHSQPQPGPSSYTPSQPKYNTNSQQQDGTSAQTNVQLHAVSSIQTPSTSTNAHVVSSRTPIRGLFEPQPSTSGLTQPRTGSSAHVSMESQARTSASATRSSCVVSVTASNASTKTQEKATPSTPTQDNPQASTSSVHSKSHTRTQPQPGTSTQVQPQLVQVNNVKPVVHPQQPSVQASALITQPQLQFRTQNLLQPTSLNRMQGNLIQIEPQPLAQAPAHPPAQPPQPPQVIPVIPPAVLIAAAPERLGPPEAGHRIILGSQAAGELVPNPLPQAGASRVGPAWTLHVRDPNANSNTPAPPAPTALVLHNVREARHIPAPAPIPERVNPAPGLVVVPPAPEEVPQIEDARPGPSAARERAEQQPHIQALVTGVLDLFPDVQEAYVAELIQKNNVKDLNIICNLLLENQEYPRRETAAATAAPTSILLESGDTQAEVTEDLFDYAKLGTVAPEAVMQAADLLMADFRMLSCQDIKFALNALKGHYAITRKALSEALKKWQDSGDPSGKRRRSKTSLERCYIDFHFEHGSVKFEKRMYFLENDRRFCRAYNNLEASVRKELTFYQQKAKEWAEHEDFLLALQVNEDEYKKDGQLIECGCCYGEFAFEKMTQCSDGHLFCKECLVKYAQEAVFGSGKSELSCMEGGCPCSYPVCELEKVLPENILCKYYERQAEEAVAATCADELVRCPFCNFPALLDKDMSLFSCPNPRCRKESCRKCHVQWKQHVGKTCEQVLERDEIRMRVLFEERMTAARVRKCVKCGTGLVKSEGCNRMSCRCGSFMCYLCREPITGYNHFCQHARSPGAPCRHCRKCSLWTDPTQDDERIIQEIQKEGEAELNKKCVDNSGKRVGPPPEPITEAKRPRVGPPPENPPNQNPPAPPHLQAVQAPLFVPPQAQYPPAPPQARMYHPVIMPRLPPAPYVPPLQHLPPLNNNNHYQQHRHHHHHHHNNNPPVNRHHHNMDAMDLPMHYGPPHRYYRRF